Proteins co-encoded in one Nicotiana sylvestris chromosome 7, ASM39365v2, whole genome shotgun sequence genomic window:
- the LOC104237919 gene encoding uncharacterized protein yields MDIAQAKTLLMQDPNFKIGFKFDHVWDMMKYFEKFSDVDFGRTKVRKHGSTYVSSESEARTPSSPLVSFPNLSSFSLKLNEDVAASRQKEYKEENKILLTNLNSIDDPNLREFLRQ; encoded by the exons ATGGAT ATTGCACAAGCAAAAACTTTACTTATGCAAGATCCGAACTTTAAAATAGGCTTTAAATTTGATCATGTGTGGGATATGATGAaatattttgagaagtttagcGATGTTGATTTTGGAAGAACAAAAGTAAGAAAGCATGGCTCTACTTATGTATCATCGGAGTCTGAGGCTCGTACTCCATCTTCACCGTTGGTATCGTTTCCTAACTTATCATCATTTTCACTAAAGTTAAATGAGGATGTTGCAG CTTCGAGACAAAAAGAATACAAagaggaaaataaaattttattgacGAACTTGAATTCCATTGACGATCCAAATCTTCGTGAATTTTTGCGacaataa